Within Bactrocera oleae isolate idBacOlea1 chromosome 6, idBacOlea1, whole genome shotgun sequence, the genomic segment aataattattttttacgcACAATTACAATTGATGttcaatttaatgaaaattgcgATGGGCTCAAGAGAACGCAGATATTCTAAGAATAGCACAAGACTATttattgcacacacacatacaacagtGTAACTgctgtatttgttgttattggcaaGCTTGCAATTGCTATATGTGCTGCTCTTTGCAATCTTTTCGCAGGGATActtgtaataaaatttgttgttgcactgCACTTATGCATACATTGGCGGTAGCTTCAAAGCTCTCACCTCTCTACAACCCAACTTTGCAATAGCTTCCTGTGGGCAGCAATTATTCTTGGGCGTCGTTTTAGCACTCTTCTTTAATTCGCACAATTTCGATTTTTCCTAAACACTTCGGGTTTTCTTTTCCTTCTGACTCCTGAAATGGGTGTgacactaaatattttattggacaaaaacttaatttaacacaTCAATATCACAAAAATTCTATATGTGATATACTACACTAGTCGGAAGCCAAAAATCATGACCATTTCATAATCAAAATGACTTATTTATCTTTCTGCTTCAAACAATTACACATACACAATTAGCACTAGcactatttttattactttattattatttacaaattttattcacacttttaaattttatttacatacacgaATGATGTtaggaaaagaacaatggatttattttaaatagaacTTCCAGGAATTTCACAAGTCAAATGGACACTAAATcgaacaaatatgtatacaaatgtaaacCGACACGAAAGGCTCACGATGTAGCAAAACCGTTGCTGTTTTCTCGCCTTTTTTTCCGGGTTCTAGATGTCACAGTTCACAACCAAAAGAGTtgccatacacatacatgtatacgtTTAGCTACAAATTATCAAACCTAGCAACCGGCTTTTAAACTTGTTTTTACTAGCGAATTCTTATTGGGCTACGGcacgtttaaattagaaataatcACAGTGATCAATCATAACCAACTACAATTTTGAGAGTACTGATCAGCTGCTCAGGTGTGAAaggtaaatttttgttttgtcaatATGGCAACTTTAGTTGGCCATTGACAGCTGTGATCTGTAAGAAGTGGCTGTGTTCATTGCTTCGTGTTGCAATATATCGATAATACAAAATTATGCgagtaataacaaaaattacttgTAAATAAGAGCGATGagctatattattttatacttaaaaataagaaagataAGAAGTGCCAAGtatgttatttacaattttacgcGACCAACAGTTTATACAGTAAACCTATTGTTTGACACCAATAAAAATACAGTTgaacttttttgaattttaacagcGGTTCCTAACAAACcaaattacatttatttgttgttagaAGCTTCATTATCCACTTCTACACCATTCATAATCGACCATAATTCACTAGATGTAACTCCATACCACAAAGAACGTACAACAAGTACAACGAAGAGTAATTCgcgtatatgtaaatgtttctTTTTCAAGTCGCTGCCTGGCCACCAACGCCAAAAACTTTCATTTGTTTCGTTTTGTCTATAATTTGCTTGGCTTTTGTTGTTAGCGTTGTTGCCATTATCGTAGTTTTATGCAAACATACGTAATTCTTCTCTATGTTCTATGGGTTTTGGTGGAGCTGGCTCTTCCCATTCTCCCAATTCGGCATCATAATATTGCGCGGCACGATATGGACGCAATTCCCATGGCACTTGCTCTTCCATGGAAGTCAATTGAACACCTAAATCTTCCAAGCATGGTATGTCGGAGCGTACGACATCGGTGATGCATTCGCGCTCGATACGTTCCACATGTAACTCACCAATAGGTTGTCCAGGACAGATAAGCTCTGTGAATTTGGCTTTCAAAAGGAAGGTAGGATCCCAACGCATGTCATAACGACGATATCCCCACCATTTCTCATCTTTGCGCATAACACGATGGAACCAGTCAACTAATTCGCTCAACTGGTAACGTTTGGGTctgaaaaagaatttaaaatattagaaagTATATACATTCAACTTTGCTCAAAACCTACCCAACAGCTTGATAAACCTGACCAGCAGTATCGGGATCCTTAGCGCAGTTGACAATAGCTTGTGCAACATCCGACACATAAACGGGTTGTTTTACGGTACGTTCACCGGCAAACCAGAGTGGCATGGCACGGAATTGGCGACGCCAAATGTGAGCGTAGTAACGTAGGAAACGATCCTCCGAGCCATAGATATCCGCGGGCCTTATAATGGTTGCCTCAGGGAATTCATCGCGTACAGCACATTCACCATagtatttgctcttcaaaaagTTGCTGCCACCCTCAAGCACAAAGCTCATTGGTTCGGGACTAGCATTCAAAGCAGACAAATGAATCAAACGTTCCACACCAGCTTCTTTGctgattctataaaaaaaaagattaataaaaaacgtatgaatataatttaaattacgtTTAATTCTAACTTACCTAGCTATACGACGTGCGCCTTCTACATGCACatcattgaatttaaaatttttggtctCGAATTCACGACCAACTAAATTGATAACTACATTTGAGTACTTCACAGCATCGCGTATCGCTTTTTCGTCtcttaaatcataaaattgGAACAGCACTTGACCCAAATCGCCGCACACCTTAAGACGAATAGCCTCACCGAAATCCCCACGATATGGCATTATCATTTGGGTACCAGTTTTACCCAGCTTATTGCAAACATAGCGACCTACGAAGCCGGTACACCCGAATATAGTTGCAACAATTCCATTGAAGCTGCTTCGTCCGCCGGTACCACGACGCATGGCGCTGACATTGGTGCTTTTTAATGGACGAGGACCTTCGGAGGAGTTCGAAGCATGGCGCACAAAAAGTACACTTAATGCAGCGCTGCTCTGTTGCTCTGCAGTAATTATaggtgaaatatttaataaaaaatacacaaattattgcatacattttaatgcaaaatgaaagttacataatatttatgtgctccTGGTAAAGCAGCTGTGCACCAATCAACTTACTTGCTATCTGGCCATTACGCAGCAGTATTAACGAGGCCATCTTTAGTTACTTCGCAGTTTAATTGGAGCAAATCCCAGTCGATGTGTTACTTATCCTCCCAACGAAAATTTGCAATCAGTCGTTCCTAATTAAAATTACACtcttataaaaaagaaaaaaaacaaccacACGTCTAATTTTGAAACGTCAAATTTTgacgtttttcttttatacaCAAATTTGTGGAAAAGAtagaaaaaattacaatgtACGATTCTGAAGGATATGGGTTTTATGGTAAATGACATTAATTTAGACATACATAATCTGATGCTTAGACTTCAAATGTATTTATCACGTCTTTGTCGgaaatgtatatgaaaatattaactaTGATTCTTTAGATTCTGATGTTAGTTATAAAAgggcagaaataaaaaaagtatgttAACCCGGCAAGTCGCGAGTACCCAAAACTCCAATGTATTCAAAGAATTTTCATGGAAGCGAAGAATAATAGAATTACGTTGTTTTTATCATTCTGGATGGGAATAAATCCATAAAGTTGTTGTACCTTTATTTCTTATAATCTAAAAATGCGTAGGAGGATAACATGTTTGCAAGAATTTTAGGAAGTTTTATCAAATCGTCCTAAAAGTATTTCTGCTAGGGCTCTCTGGTATTTCGTAATGATAACT encodes:
- the ND-39 gene encoding NADH dehydrogenase [ubiquinone] 1 alpha subcomplex subunit 9, mitochondrial, with protein sequence MASLILLRNGQIAKQQSSAALSVLFVRHASNSSEGPRPLKSTNVSAMRRGTGGRSSFNGIVATIFGCTGFVGRYVCNKLGKTGTQMIMPYRGDFGEAIRLKVCGDLGQVLFQFYDLRDEKAIRDAVKYSNVVINLVGREFETKNFKFNDVHVEGARRIARISKEAGVERLIHLSALNASPEPMSFVLEGGSNFLKSKYYGECAVRDEFPEATIIRPADIYGSEDRFLRYYAHIWRRQFRAMPLWFAGERTVKQPVYVSDVAQAIVNCAKDPDTAGQVYQAVGPKRYQLSELVDWFHRVMRKDEKWWGYRRYDMRWDPTFLLKAKFTELICPGQPIGELHVERIERECITDVVRSDIPCLEDLGVQLTSMEEQVPWELRPYRAAQYYDAELGEWEEPAPPKPIEHREELRMFA